A stretch of the Polyangiaceae bacterium genome encodes the following:
- a CDS encoding ATP-binding protein: MSESFDVVPTHLVIKAMQDSGYRNAAYALAELIDNAIQAGATDVQLICVEDEEFVRERTRSRIAAIAVLDNGTGMSAAELRRALQFGNGAHLNDRDGIGRFGMGLPNSSFSQGERVDVWTWQAGPDSAVHSFLDLAEIAASRMREVPVPSSSSPPPEWVARARTRLGKTGTLVVWPRPTRCTWRTSGAVIRNSEDVVGRIYRRFISSGQVTIRMAAFVRAAEKPEIDIDTRPNDPMYLLTETTCPAPWDKTPMFEPWGDKPEQEIKVKFRGKVETVRIRYSFAKKAAREGHNPGERPHGKHAARNVGVSIVRANRELELDTKWLPGYDPVTRWMGIEVDFPPALDEVFGVTNNKQSATTLADMAGMDKEQLAERHGFGSYQELKAAWAEDGDPREPLLQVRDAIDSASHALLNWLKAQTRGQKGGKRHPDKSTPEAKATEATAQRKKDGHVGTSDAGENAPSEQRKQEIEEELAAEGVEEARAHDLAGQTIDNGLKYVFAHAESTSGAFFSVKPKGGAIVITLNTAHPAYDHLVAVLEDAEDEGDLEKLQLRQAKALDGLKLLLTAWARYEDEEPDGQRRIQVQESREDWGRVARQFLRQKG, translated from the coding sequence ATGAGTGAATCTTTCGATGTTGTACCGACTCATTTGGTCATCAAAGCCATGCAGGACAGTGGCTACCGTAACGCCGCCTATGCTTTGGCCGAGCTGATCGACAATGCCATCCAGGCCGGTGCGACCGACGTGCAGCTCATTTGCGTCGAAGACGAAGAGTTTGTGCGTGAACGAACTCGTTCGCGTATCGCGGCCATCGCCGTGCTCGACAATGGGACGGGGATGAGTGCCGCCGAACTGCGAAGAGCCCTTCAGTTCGGCAACGGGGCGCACCTGAACGACCGCGATGGCATCGGCCGCTTTGGCATGGGGCTTCCGAACTCGTCCTTCTCACAGGGGGAGCGCGTGGACGTCTGGACTTGGCAGGCTGGGCCGGACTCAGCAGTCCATTCCTTTCTTGATCTGGCGGAAATTGCGGCAAGCAGGATGCGCGAGGTTCCGGTTCCGAGTTCCAGCAGCCCACCACCTGAGTGGGTAGCCCGCGCCCGCACTCGACTTGGGAAGACTGGCACGCTCGTGGTGTGGCCCCGCCCAACGCGTTGCACATGGCGAACGTCGGGCGCGGTGATTCGCAATTCCGAGGACGTTGTAGGTCGCATTTATCGCAGATTCATCAGCTCTGGGCAGGTCACGATCAGAATGGCCGCCTTCGTTCGGGCCGCCGAGAAACCCGAGATCGACATCGACACTCGACCCAACGATCCCATGTACCTGCTGACGGAGACCACTTGCCCGGCGCCGTGGGACAAGACACCCATGTTTGAACCCTGGGGGGATAAGCCGGAGCAAGAGATCAAGGTAAAGTTCCGTGGCAAGGTTGAGACGGTGCGAATTCGGTATTCTTTCGCGAAGAAGGCAGCCCGAGAGGGGCACAACCCTGGTGAGAGGCCTCACGGCAAGCATGCTGCGCGGAACGTGGGTGTGAGCATCGTTAGGGCGAATCGCGAACTCGAGCTCGATACCAAGTGGCTTCCCGGCTACGACCCGGTCACACGGTGGATGGGCATTGAAGTCGACTTCCCGCCAGCACTGGACGAGGTCTTCGGCGTGACGAACAACAAGCAGAGTGCAACCACTTTGGCAGACATGGCCGGGATGGACAAAGAGCAACTCGCCGAGCGGCACGGCTTTGGCAGCTACCAGGAACTAAAGGCCGCGTGGGCTGAAGACGGCGACCCGCGGGAGCCGCTCCTCCAGGTACGCGACGCCATCGATTCCGCTTCGCATGCACTGCTTAATTGGCTGAAGGCCCAAACCCGCGGCCAGAAGGGGGGTAAGCGCCATCCGGACAAGTCTACGCCAGAGGCAAAGGCCACGGAGGCGACAGCGCAGCGCAAGAAGGACGGGCACGTTGGCACGAGCGACGCGGGTGAAAACGCACCCAGCGAACAGCGCAAGCAGGAGATCGAGGAAGAGCTGGCCGCCGAAGGAGTGGAAGAGGCTCGCGCGCATGATCTTGCAGGTCAGACCATCGACAATGGACTGAAGTACGTCTTTGCTCACGCTGAGAGCACTTCAGGCGCGTTCTTCAGCGTGAAACCGAAAGGTGGGGCGATCGTGATCACGCTCAACACCGCGCACCCAGCCTACGATCACCTGGTCGCCGTGCTTGAAGACGCGGAAGATGAGGGCGACCTGGAGAAGTTGCAGCTTCGTCAAGCCAAGGCCCTCGACGGGCTGAAGCTGCTGCTCACAGCATGGGCTCGATATGAAGACGAAGAGCCTGACGGACAGCGGCGGATTCAGGTCCAGGAGTCGCGGGAGGACTGGGGGCGCGTAGCCCGACAATTCCTCAGGCAGAAAGGATAG
- a CDS encoding phosphoadenosine phosphosulfate reductase family protein has product MTRHILGLSGGKDSTALAVYMRDRVPEMEYVFCDTDKELPETYEYMDRLEAYLGKPIARLNADRGFDHYLKVYNNYLPSSRMRWCTRQLKIRPFEQYVGEDPCVSYVGIRADEDREGYISTKPNIAPRFPFKEDGITKADVLRILEEAGIGLPEYYKWRSRSGCYFCFFQRKAEWAGLLERHPDLFELAKQYEKTDPETGQRYTWQAGESLDDLQQPERLAQIRKKSAAVNPGLAPTLANVFATDDDDGDEAACLICHL; this is encoded by the coding sequence ATGACTCGACACATTCTCGGGCTCTCAGGCGGCAAGGACAGCACCGCGCTTGCCGTTTACATGCGCGATCGCGTGCCTGAGATGGAGTACGTGTTTTGCGACACGGACAAGGAGCTGCCTGAGACGTACGAGTACATGGATCGTCTCGAGGCGTATCTCGGCAAGCCGATAGCCCGCCTCAATGCGGATCGAGGCTTCGACCACTACTTGAAAGTCTACAACAACTACCTGCCGTCCTCGCGGATGCGCTGGTGCACTCGGCAGCTCAAGATTCGGCCGTTCGAGCAGTACGTCGGCGAAGATCCCTGCGTCAGCTACGTCGGCATTCGTGCTGACGAAGACCGAGAGGGCTACATCTCCACGAAGCCCAACATCGCGCCTCGATTTCCCTTCAAGGAAGACGGAATCACCAAAGCCGACGTGTTGCGCATCCTCGAGGAGGCCGGAATTGGCCTGCCCGAGTACTACAAGTGGCGGAGCCGTTCGGGCTGCTACTTCTGCTTCTTCCAGAGGAAGGCGGAATGGGCTGGCCTGCTGGAGCGCCACCCAGACCTCTTCGAGCTTGCCAAGCAGTACGAGAAGACGGACCCAGAGACCGGGCAACGCTACACGTGGCAGGCTGGCGAGAGCCTTGACGACCTGCAGCAGCCCGAGCGGCTCGCCCAGATTCGCAAGAAGAGCGCGGCGGTGAATCCAGGGCTAGCGCCGACGTTGGCGAATGTGTTCGCCACTGACGATGACGATGGGGATGAGGCGGCGTGTTTGATTTGTCATTTGTGA
- a CDS encoding DEAD/DEAH box helicase family protein, producing the protein MPFHNLLSRADEPTLEALIGAPAVRLAALLDRELARGTRLRELLVDVRPPTDLLSDPSSRAVLLDLLREEEAVELCELLGLGQGDDVFGSLRTARFRKRSNAFLVMLGFFGLTLPEVEARPTVDATTTSVPAYALFAHQRRAVNRVEEALSTGNRRVVLHMPTGSGKTRTAMHVIANHLVRHEPGLVVWLAYSEELCEQAAAEFNTAWAALGNRPVTLYRFWGSHEPELRHAADGVLVAGLGKTYSRGLQDLQFIARLSESTSLVVIDEAHQAIAQTYGLVLDTLHARNAGTALLGLTATPGRTWNDRDADKELAKFFDRKKVMLEVDGYRNPVDYLVDEGYLARLKVEKLTHRGGLDLSPRDLQEVAAALDIPKALLESLAKDEQRNLVIVKSAEELATRHRRLIIFATTVEHAHLIASVLNARKNLAARAVVGETEVGQREAAIRWFKADTPDPRALCNFGVLTTGFDAPMTSAVLIARPTRSLVLYSQMVGRAIRGPKQGGNYEAEAVTVVDTQLTGFGTVADAFVNWEDSYE; encoded by the coding sequence GTGCCGTTCCACAATTTACTGTCGCGCGCTGATGAGCCGACGCTGGAGGCGTTGATTGGAGCCCCGGCGGTTCGGCTGGCCGCGCTTCTCGACAGGGAGCTCGCCCGCGGAACTCGGCTGCGCGAACTGTTGGTCGATGTCCGGCCCCCGACAGATCTTCTGAGCGACCCGAGCAGCCGGGCTGTGCTCCTGGATCTTCTTCGAGAGGAAGAAGCCGTTGAACTGTGCGAACTTCTCGGCTTGGGTCAAGGCGATGATGTATTCGGCTCGCTTAGGACCGCTCGTTTTCGCAAGCGCAGTAACGCATTCCTGGTCATGCTCGGGTTCTTCGGGTTGACGCTGCCCGAAGTTGAAGCCCGCCCGACGGTCGATGCGACCACGACGTCGGTGCCGGCGTACGCCTTGTTTGCGCACCAGCGGCGGGCCGTGAATAGAGTTGAAGAGGCGCTCTCAACGGGAAACCGGAGAGTCGTGCTTCACATGCCCACCGGGTCCGGCAAGACGCGCACCGCCATGCACGTGATCGCCAACCACCTAGTTCGGCACGAGCCGGGTCTGGTCGTCTGGCTCGCATACAGCGAAGAGCTCTGTGAGCAGGCCGCCGCCGAATTCAACACAGCGTGGGCTGCACTCGGAAACCGACCGGTAACGCTGTATCGTTTTTGGGGGAGCCACGAACCGGAACTACGTCATGCGGCCGACGGCGTGCTCGTCGCAGGGCTGGGAAAGACCTACAGTCGCGGGCTGCAGGATCTCCAGTTTATCGCCCGCCTCTCCGAGTCAACCAGCCTTGTGGTCATCGACGAAGCGCACCAGGCGATTGCCCAAACTTACGGACTCGTGCTCGACACGCTCCATGCACGGAATGCTGGTACCGCGCTCCTTGGGTTGACAGCAACGCCCGGGCGGACATGGAACGATCGCGACGCCGACAAGGAGTTAGCCAAGTTCTTTGATCGGAAGAAAGTGATGCTCGAGGTTGACGGATACCGCAACCCGGTCGACTACCTCGTAGACGAAGGGTACCTCGCCCGGCTGAAAGTGGAGAAACTGACACATCGAGGCGGCCTCGACTTGTCACCCCGAGATTTGCAGGAAGTCGCGGCCGCTTTGGATATTCCCAAAGCGCTGCTCGAAAGCCTGGCTAAGGACGAACAACGCAACCTCGTGATCGTGAAGTCTGCCGAGGAGCTGGCGACGCGGCATCGGCGACTGATTATCTTTGCGACGACCGTCGAGCATGCTCACCTGATTGCTTCCGTTCTGAACGCGCGCAAGAACCTTGCAGCGCGCGCGGTCGTTGGCGAGACGGAGGTCGGGCAGCGCGAGGCTGCCATCCGGTGGTTCAAGGCGGATACGCCTGACCCCCGCGCGTTGTGCAACTTCGGCGTTCTGACCACCGGTTTTGACGCTCCCATGACCAGTGCGGTGTTGATTGCAAGGCCGACACGCTCGTTGGTCTTGTACAGCCAGATGGTGGGCCGAGCCATCCGGGGACCGAAACAAGGTGGCAACTATGAGGCGGAAGCTGTGACGGTCGTGGACACGCAGCTCACGGGGTTCGGGACAGTGGCCGACGCGTTTGTCAACTGGGAGGACAGCTATGAGTGA
- the recD gene encoding exodeoxyribonuclease V subunit alpha, whose translation MTALSTTAKLCELGVLSHLDHELAETLLELAGEVSPEVALGVAFASWAVQRGHVCAELAELRTRVFTDEEDKPLEGIVLPELESWLAALRNSKLVALDAPSAEAPRPLVMSGSRLYLTRYFEYEKTLAEELLERSKVVHAELDGALLREGLDALFPVSKPGMEGQRRASLLAALRGLSVISGGPGTGKTYTVAKVLLLLQQQELERGRKPHRIQLLAPTGKAAQRLGEAIQQNLADIPEAMRPHIPAEASTIHRALGYQRNAPTRFRHHRDNPLPADIVVVDEASMVDLALMAKLVDAVHPRARLVLLGDKDQLASVEAGAILGDIYGGNPDDGYSREMAGVVTRLTGDTLPVSPSLPLPGAHDCMVHLTYVHRFEGGGAIAKLATAVRNGRPEEAFEVLDGPSADVELCPVEAGAELEAVFGALVLERFERLGTAPVDEKLKILASFRFLCAHRRGDFGVHGLNAFVAEHLTRHGKLQGRGDWYDGRPILITSNDYSLDLFNGDVGVIAQDPEAPVADGEARPLVAFFPGSNSATPRRFPPGQLPPHDTVFAMSVHKAQGSELDEVALVLPERVSPILTRELIYTGITRAKRKVQIFGTKPVLEHAIRARVQRASGLGERVWGKPV comes from the coding sequence ATGACCGCTCTCTCCACCACGGCGAAGCTGTGTGAGCTCGGGGTGCTGTCGCACCTGGACCACGAGCTTGCGGAGACCTTGCTTGAGCTCGCGGGTGAGGTGTCACCCGAGGTCGCCTTGGGCGTGGCCTTCGCCAGCTGGGCCGTGCAGCGCGGCCACGTTTGCGCGGAGCTCGCGGAGCTGCGCACTCGGGTGTTCACGGATGAAGAGGACAAACCGCTCGAAGGAATCGTCCTGCCCGAGCTCGAGTCATGGCTCGCGGCTCTGCGAAACAGCAAGCTGGTCGCGCTGGACGCCCCGTCTGCTGAGGCGCCGCGGCCTCTGGTGATGTCTGGCAGCAGGCTCTACCTCACGCGCTATTTCGAATACGAAAAGACCCTCGCGGAGGAGTTGCTCGAGCGGAGCAAGGTCGTCCACGCCGAGCTCGACGGCGCGCTGCTCCGCGAAGGGCTCGATGCGCTCTTCCCGGTCTCGAAGCCCGGCATGGAGGGTCAGCGACGCGCCAGTCTGCTCGCGGCGCTGCGCGGCCTCTCCGTGATCTCGGGAGGGCCGGGGACCGGTAAGACCTACACGGTCGCGAAGGTGCTGCTCTTGCTGCAGCAGCAGGAGCTCGAGCGCGGACGGAAGCCGCACCGCATCCAGCTGCTCGCGCCCACGGGCAAGGCAGCGCAGCGTCTCGGCGAGGCCATCCAGCAGAATCTGGCCGACATCCCCGAAGCGATGCGGCCTCACATTCCCGCGGAGGCCTCGACGATTCACCGCGCCCTCGGCTACCAGCGCAACGCCCCCACGCGCTTCCGTCACCACCGCGACAACCCGCTACCCGCGGACATCGTGGTCGTGGACGAGGCGTCGATGGTGGACCTGGCGCTCATGGCAAAGCTGGTGGACGCGGTCCACCCAAGGGCGCGCCTCGTGCTGCTGGGGGACAAGGACCAGCTCGCCTCCGTCGAGGCGGGAGCGATCCTCGGCGACATCTACGGTGGCAACCCGGATGACGGCTACTCGCGGGAGATGGCCGGCGTCGTGACGCGTCTGACCGGAGATACGCTTCCTGTTTCACCGAGCCTTCCCTTGCCAGGGGCGCACGACTGCATGGTGCACCTGACGTACGTGCACCGCTTCGAGGGTGGGGGTGCCATCGCCAAGCTCGCCACTGCGGTGAGGAACGGGCGACCCGAGGAGGCCTTCGAGGTTCTGGACGGGCCGAGCGCGGATGTGGAGCTCTGTCCTGTCGAGGCTGGCGCCGAGCTCGAAGCGGTGTTCGGCGCGCTCGTCCTGGAGCGCTTCGAGCGGCTCGGCACGGCGCCCGTGGACGAGAAGCTGAAGATCCTGGCGTCCTTCCGCTTCCTGTGTGCCCACCGACGGGGAGACTTCGGTGTTCACGGTCTGAACGCCTTCGTGGCTGAGCACCTCACACGGCACGGCAAGCTTCAAGGTCGCGGCGACTGGTACGACGGGCGCCCCATCCTGATCACGAGCAACGACTACTCTCTGGATCTCTTCAACGGCGACGTCGGCGTCATCGCGCAGGATCCCGAGGCCCCGGTCGCCGACGGCGAGGCGCGGCCGCTGGTAGCGTTCTTCCCCGGCTCGAACTCAGCGACGCCCCGCCGCTTCCCGCCCGGCCAGCTCCCTCCCCACGACACAGTGTTCGCGATGAGCGTGCACAAGGCGCAGGGGTCAGAGCTCGACGAAGTGGCACTGGTGCTGCCCGAGCGCGTGTCGCCGATCCTGACCCGTGAGCTCATCTACACCGGGATCACCCGCGCGAAGCGCAAGGTGCAGATCTTCGGGACGAAGCCCGTGCTCGAGCACGCGATCCGAGCGCGGGTGCAGAGGGCGTCGGGGTTGGGGGAGAGGGTTTGGGGGAAGCCCGTATGA
- a CDS encoding DNA phosphorothioation-associated putative methyltransferase: protein MLEPETEGVEGEQPSVRRGRTAMQRYRASRPVSVALADGLITKETTFFDYGCGRGGDLKFLSGKCAGVDGWDPEHRPAARVAPADVVNLGYVLNVIENPAERREALKRAFAIARKVLVVSVRVDSVPENFVEFGDGYLTGRETFQKLYTQTEFKEFVQDVLGVRPYVGGLGTVYVFPSQDAEADFIASRAFTRRLEYRTDLIEEFKKSPVARKFVRLANRLGRVPLPEEFKDFGKLADAFGSPQRIERLTLRHINAEAFKGSREQRRDDIITYFAMLRLQGIRPLPFNVLPSTIRQDIKAIWPNYAAAVQDAMEFLFRLGQPDLVKETCRSCGLGKLLPGDLYIHQSIEDDLPALLRLVIFAASSVVGSVEWNIAKIGLDGRTVSFLTYEDFDNVAHPALQRSIRVYLPKASYGIREYSHYANPPVLHRKEAFVTTSYPHYERFRALSDAEEAAGLLSQPNIGTRLEWGEILKGAGWDISGHSLIPRAPTDLGG, encoded by the coding sequence ATGCTGGAGCCGGAGACCGAAGGCGTAGAGGGCGAACAGCCGAGCGTTCGCAGGGGCCGCACCGCGATGCAGCGATATCGGGCATCGCGGCCGGTTTCGGTCGCGCTCGCGGATGGGCTCATCACCAAAGAGACGACCTTCTTCGACTACGGCTGCGGACGCGGTGGGGACCTGAAGTTCCTGAGCGGGAAGTGCGCGGGTGTGGACGGCTGGGACCCGGAGCACCGACCAGCGGCCAGAGTCGCGCCGGCCGATGTGGTCAACCTCGGCTACGTCCTGAACGTCATCGAGAACCCCGCCGAACGCAGAGAGGCGCTGAAGCGAGCATTCGCGATTGCTCGGAAGGTCCTCGTGGTGTCCGTGCGCGTGGACAGCGTTCCCGAGAACTTCGTCGAGTTCGGGGATGGATACCTGACGGGTCGGGAGACGTTCCAGAAGCTCTACACCCAGACCGAGTTCAAGGAGTTCGTTCAGGACGTCCTCGGTGTTCGCCCCTACGTTGGAGGGCTCGGCACGGTCTACGTCTTCCCGAGCCAGGACGCTGAGGCGGACTTCATTGCCAGTCGCGCCTTCACTCGCCGACTCGAGTACCGGACCGACCTCATCGAGGAATTCAAGAAGAGTCCGGTGGCGCGGAAGTTTGTCCGGCTGGCGAATCGGCTCGGTCGGGTTCCACTTCCTGAAGAGTTCAAAGACTTCGGAAAGCTAGCCGATGCCTTCGGTTCGCCACAACGGATAGAGCGCCTCACGCTCCGCCACATCAATGCCGAAGCGTTCAAAGGCTCGCGCGAGCAGCGGCGAGACGACATCATCACCTACTTCGCAATGCTGCGATTGCAGGGGATCCGCCCGTTGCCCTTCAACGTGCTGCCTTCAACTATTCGGCAAGACATCAAGGCGATCTGGCCGAACTACGCGGCGGCCGTTCAGGACGCGATGGAGTTCCTGTTTCGCCTGGGTCAGCCCGACCTGGTCAAAGAGACTTGCCGGTCCTGTGGGCTAGGCAAGCTACTTCCCGGCGACCTCTACATTCATCAATCAATCGAGGACGATCTACCGGCGCTCTTGCGATTGGTGATCTTCGCGGCGAGTAGCGTGGTCGGTTCGGTGGAGTGGAACATCGCTAAAATCGGGCTCGACGGCCGCACGGTGTCGTTCCTCACTTACGAGGACTTTGACAATGTCGCGCATCCGGCGCTGCAACGAAGCATTCGCGTCTACTTGCCCAAGGCGTCGTACGGCATCCGCGAATACAGCCACTACGCGAACCCGCCGGTGCTGCATCGCAAGGAGGCGTTCGTGACCACCAGCTACCCGCACTACGAACGATTCCGCGCTCTCTCCGACGCGGAAGAGGCTGCCGGGCTGCTGTCCCAGCCGAACATCGGGACGCGGCTCGAGTGGGGCGAGATTCTCAAGGGCGCGGGATGGGACATTTCCGGTCACAGCCTGATACCCCGGGCACCTACCGATCTGGGCGGATGA
- a CDS encoding helix-turn-helix domain-containing protein — translation MEPSGTNSGQVFTVQEVAEYLRVTPKTVYGLVKDGSLPSFRVGRSVRCRRTDLEAFVARQAERAKPEDSNGRGRQ, via the coding sequence GTGGAACCCAGTGGAACCAATTCTGGACAGGTATTCACCGTGCAAGAAGTGGCCGAGTACCTTCGCGTGACGCCCAAGACGGTTTACGGACTGGTGAAGGACGGGAGCCTGCCATCGTTTCGGGTGGGCCGGTCAGTGCGGTGCCGGCGAACCGATCTCGAGGCGTTCGTGGCCCGACAGGCAGAACGCGCGAAACCGGAAGATTCGAATGGCCGAGGGAGGCAGTAG
- a CDS encoding DEAD/DEAH box helicase family protein, with protein sequence MDALSERPLRRLLLETLPPELLAELAAEFTGNVLPKYHDNALALAATPWRAGSLLVERVLLALNLPRECAPPSAAGATTVEIVDPIDPVPALHAFQHDVYRQLLAHLTSLSPSVLVQLPTGAGKTRTVMEALIAVVDQRNVFGSGRSVAWIAHTEELCEQAIEAFKNLWQAKASSSSQVVRLWANHVPSVMDVQGAFVVATFQKLVAARESTLFRFLKSNLEVVVVDEAHKVLAPTFREVTSALSGGPGCSLVGLTATPGRGLDRQRENQELASLFNHNLVTPDLGANPLETLRGLRVLAQVHRRVIETGVTLTLSAGDQTHVERAFDLPKSILETLSHNPSRNRVIVENVATEVAAGNPCVVFACTVEHARLLAAALTLRGVPAEYIDSTMRKGARRSVIERFRRGDFQVLTNFGILSTGFDAPRIRTVVIARPTASVVLYSQMVGRGLRGPLMGGGDRCTLVDVRDNFENFGSVDDVYRVFDGFWTAQQTHK encoded by the coding sequence ATGGACGCTCTGTCGGAAAGGCCGCTCCGCCGGCTATTGCTGGAGACCCTCCCGCCAGAACTTCTCGCAGAACTGGCGGCGGAGTTTACCGGGAATGTACTTCCGAAATACCATGACAACGCGTTGGCGCTCGCTGCGACGCCATGGCGGGCGGGGTCATTGCTAGTCGAACGGGTGTTACTCGCGTTGAACCTCCCCAGAGAGTGCGCGCCGCCGTCTGCAGCGGGCGCAACGACAGTTGAAATCGTTGACCCAATTGACCCAGTTCCAGCGCTTCATGCCTTCCAGCACGATGTCTACCGCCAACTGCTCGCCCACCTGACGAGTCTCTCGCCCTCAGTCCTCGTCCAGCTTCCAACTGGGGCCGGCAAGACGCGAACGGTAATGGAAGCGCTGATTGCGGTTGTGGACCAAAGGAATGTCTTTGGTTCCGGGCGAAGCGTCGCATGGATTGCGCACACGGAGGAACTCTGTGAGCAGGCGATAGAGGCGTTCAAGAACCTCTGGCAAGCAAAAGCAAGCTCAAGCTCGCAGGTGGTGCGGCTCTGGGCGAACCACGTGCCCAGCGTCATGGACGTGCAGGGTGCATTCGTCGTTGCGACATTTCAGAAGCTCGTGGCGGCAAGGGAGAGCACCCTCTTCCGTTTCCTCAAGTCCAACCTTGAGGTGGTAGTGGTGGACGAAGCACACAAGGTCCTCGCCCCGACATTCCGTGAGGTCACCTCAGCTCTGTCTGGTGGACCCGGCTGCTCACTGGTGGGACTCACCGCCACGCCTGGACGCGGACTGGATCGGCAGCGGGAAAACCAGGAGCTTGCCAGCCTTTTCAACCACAACCTTGTAACCCCAGATCTCGGCGCTAATCCGCTGGAAACACTTCGTGGCCTGCGTGTGCTCGCGCAAGTGCACCGCAGAGTAATCGAAACCGGCGTCACCCTGACCCTCAGCGCCGGCGACCAGACTCACGTCGAACGCGCATTTGACCTGCCGAAGAGCATCCTTGAGACGCTCTCGCACAACCCAAGCCGCAACCGGGTGATCGTTGAGAACGTCGCGACAGAGGTCGCGGCTGGAAATCCGTGCGTCGTCTTTGCCTGCACAGTTGAGCATGCAAGACTACTCGCGGCTGCACTTACACTTCGCGGAGTGCCGGCAGAGTACATCGACTCAACCATGCGCAAGGGCGCACGCCGCAGCGTCATTGAGCGATTCCGGCGTGGTGATTTCCAGGTGCTGACAAACTTCGGAATCCTGTCGACGGGTTTCGACGCTCCACGCATACGGACTGTGGTTATCGCGCGGCCCACTGCTTCTGTCGTACTCTACAGTCAAATGGTGGGCCGTGGTCTGCGCGGGCCGCTCATGGGCGGCGGCGACAGGTGCACTCTTGTAGACGTCCGGGACAACTTCGAGAACTTCGGTAGCGTGGACGACGTCTACCGCGTGTTCGATGGCTTCTGGACCGCGCAGCAGACTCACAAATGA
- a CDS encoding DUF4007 family protein, producing MTAPEQTSFAGHETFPFRYTWLSKAYDGVFSDPSVFGSDDAMVQFGVGKNMVRSMRHWALSCGIVEEDPDVPNNRGRQLRVTELGERLLGVDGWDPYLEDPASLWWLHWQLASSPDRATTWYWVFNHLPQPEFSRSQLLGWLMGLAQQVRTARVSEASLKRDIDCFVRTYVPARPTRTVPLEETLDCPLVELGLVREFGARGNYLLLRGEHPSLPDHVFAEALAAFLRRNEERANTVPLDAIAFAPGSPGRVFCLTEEALLMRLERLRATTAGALVFDETAGLRQVMIHRESEELRLLDKHFRNRAAKGAGE from the coding sequence ATGACTGCCCCCGAGCAGACCTCATTCGCCGGCCACGAAACCTTCCCGTTCCGGTACACGTGGCTGAGCAAAGCTTACGATGGGGTGTTTAGTGACCCTTCAGTGTTTGGCTCGGACGACGCGATGGTCCAGTTCGGCGTCGGGAAGAACATGGTTCGGTCGATGCGCCACTGGGCGTTGTCGTGCGGCATCGTCGAGGAAGATCCAGACGTGCCAAACAACCGTGGCCGACAGCTCAGGGTGACAGAGCTCGGGGAGCGTCTGCTCGGTGTGGACGGCTGGGATCCATATCTGGAAGACCCCGCGTCGCTATGGTGGCTGCATTGGCAATTGGCCAGCTCACCCGACCGTGCGACCACCTGGTATTGGGTGTTCAATCACCTCCCGCAGCCCGAGTTCAGTCGATCGCAGCTGCTGGGCTGGCTGATGGGACTGGCTCAGCAGGTTCGAACTGCGCGAGTGTCTGAGGCCTCCCTCAAGCGAGATATCGACTGTTTTGTTCGCACATACGTGCCAGCGCGGCCGACTCGGACGGTGCCACTCGAAGAAACCTTGGACTGCCCGCTCGTCGAGCTGGGGCTGGTGCGGGAATTTGGAGCGCGCGGGAACTACTTGCTGCTGCGAGGCGAACATCCGTCTCTTCCGGACCACGTCTTTGCCGAGGCGCTGGCGGCGTTCTTGAGAAGGAATGAGGAGCGCGCGAATACCGTTCCGCTCGACGCCATTGCGTTCGCACCTGGTTCTCCGGGTCGAGTGTTCTGCCTGACAGAAGAGGCACTCCTCATGAGGCTCGAGCGGCTGCGCGCGACGACGGCTGGAGCTTTGGTATTCGACGAGACGGCCGGACTTCGGCAGGTAATGATCCATAGAGAGAGCGAAGAGCTCAGATTACTAGACAAGCACTTCCGAAACCGCGCAGCGAAGGGGGCAGGCGAATGA